GGGTATAATCCTGTTATGAAGCCAGAATCAGGTATCAGGATTGAAGATACTCCGGTTGGCATAGTAACTACTAGTGTCGGCACTCTCCCCTACGGGCGTGAATATCCCGCTCGTCAAACTACCATCGAGTTTAGAGAGCCGATTCCAGTGGCATCGGTTGCTTACGAGATAGCTCTAGCGGAGAAACCATTCATGGACCAGCTAGTCGAACTGAAGGCCGAACCTGCCCCGGCTTGGTGGCAGCGTGGTGCCGAAGCGCGTAGACAGCGGTGGGATCGTTCGCAAGAGTGTGGCCAGCTTATACTCAATGCCCAAGCAGCAAGCAGGGATAGGAGTAGAGAATTGGTACGAGAAACCCCCTACCTTGAGCCTATACTGTTCCGAGCCGCCCAAGATTAGTTTCAAGGCCAGCTCTACATAGCTAGTCTAGCCTCGCAAGCATACTGGTATAACTATCTAATACAACCATTGTCATAGTCACAGCGATAATCTTCAAAAAGTGTCCGATCGGACACTTTTTGAAGATTATTTCGAACTAGACAGAATGGAGCAGCAGATTATACGGTTTGCTGCGGGGCGAGCTTACCGGCGCGCAGAGTGGTGTCTTCTACTGTGACGCTGTGGTCGTTCACCTCGATGACTTGGCGGCGGTCGATGATGAGAGTGGCCTCCGTCAGACTTTTCCAGATCGGCTGTTTGACGTGCAGCTTCTGCACCTTCCAGGAGACATCATCAATGACGTAATCCTTGACGTGGCCGAGCTTCTGACCGGACTTGCTTCGAACCTGCTTACCGACCAGTTGGTAGTTAAGCTTAAGTACATCTTTCAGGCGTAGGAGATCACCCTCCTCGGCGATAACATCGGAAGAGTCGACGATGAACTGGCCAGCGCCAATCTCACGTATGTCGCTAACTAGTAGTATTTTTCCTGGGTCTTCTGTGAGGTGGAAGCCAGCCACGCTGAGGTCAAATGGGTTAAGCACGATCGCTCCGACCACATCGATGTCTCGGCCGGTGTGCAAGCTGGCCACAGTGATGTCTTGCAGTTGGTCTGAACGTTTGAGCATAGTCGTATTGTAGCGTATTCGTTTCAGCTCTGCAGTTGCGGTAGCTGGGAATGGAGCGCTACTATAAGAGAAGATGAAACCACTCAATACTTACGAAACCGAGCTGGAAACGCTTGATGACACCTTGAGCTTAGGGGCTCGGCTTGGGGCTCAATTTCGAGGTGGTGAAGTAGTTGAGCTAGTCAGCGATCTAGGCGGCGGAAAGACGGCATTGGTTCGTGGTATGGCTCGAGGTTTAGAGTCGGACGATCAGGTGATGAGTCCGACTTTTACCGTTTCCCGTATCTATCATGGTAATAAGTGCGATTTGCACCACTTCGATTTTTATCGCTTGAATGAGCCGGGAGTGATTGCCGAGGAGTTACGTGAGAGTATAGACGATCCTAAGGTCGCTGTTGTCATCGAGTGGAGCGATATCGTGAGTGATGTCCTTCCTTCTGATCGATTGCGAATCAACATTACGGTTACAAGTGAAACAGCCCGGCATGTCACGGTTTTAGCTTATGGTCCCCATCACGCTCAGCTGCTGGAGCGGCTGTCATGATCTTGGGACTAAAGACTGATAACCCTGTAACTGAGCTTTACCTGCTCACACCTAAGGGTGAGATAGCGTATCAGGACATCTGGCGGTCGGATCGTGCACTTTCAGTTCAGCTCCACCGTCATATCGATGATTTACTGCATCAGGCGGAAATAACGCCGGAACAGCTGGATGGCATCGTTGCCTTTGCCGGCCCCGGCTCTTTCACTGGTCTGCGGATCGGCCTGAGCGTGGCTAACGCCATGGCTTATGCACTGCAGCTACCGATTGTAGCTATGCGTGGGAATGACTGGCTAACTAACGGTGTGACTGAGCTTAAAGACACTAAGCCAGGCGGTCAGGTACTACCTTTCTACGGTGGCGAAGCTAACATCACCCAGCCTAGAAAATAGCGTCATCTCCCCTAGTATTCGGATATTTGTACTAAATCTCTCACGATCGTAAGAAATTTAGTACAAATATTAGCAAGGAAAAGGTAGGGCGAGATTAAAGCATAAGCAGTTGCTTTATCACCTCTGGAAGTGTATTAAGGAGTATGGCCTTTTTATAGGCTGGACTACCTTAAGAGAGGTAGTGAATATTCTAAATGTGCCAGAGCGGCGCGTGAGGTAATGGATGAGTAGAGAGACGCTCGGTTTCGAGCTTACTAATGATACAGAAAATGACAGCCTCGATGGGGGTCATCTTTCGGTGGTTAACGGCCAATTTGAGCGGGGCACCTATGTTGCCACCCCCGTCTGGGTTGGAAACTACGTAGTATTCCCCTACAAGCTCTCACCTGAGCTGCAACCATTATTTAAGAATTTTCAGCCGGCACCACTATCTAAATATGCCGATGTGGAGAGCTTTGTGGCTGATGAACGCCCGGCCGATGATCGACCTGGGACACTAAACTTTATGGCTTACTTCCAGCCGGCCAGGGTGCTGACCGGAGGATCGCATAAGATCCGTAGTCCATTTCGCCGCTTATTGTTACTAAATCCGAAGTTAGTGCACAAGCTAGAACAAGATCTAGCCGACACTTATCGTTACGATTCTATAGCTAAGTTAGAACCACAACCACAAACTCGACTGTTTGAAGCTTATAACTTAATGAGTGAGATGGTAGATATCAACGATGAGAATCTATTTCGCACCGAACCAGACGGCACATCAGTCTTCGACCGGGATTATCTCAAGCGTTAAATTGCGTTCTGGCGCGTGAGCTTCTATAGTAAGTGGTATAGATGTTGTTAATTTAAATTTCCTATGATACCTCAACCTGGCGCAGTTTATACCTTGTATTAGACAGATATCTACACATTACGCCGGTTACGGGTCCGTAGGGGGAAGGAAGAGATATGGAGATTGCAGTAATCTTTGCTGTAGTAGGTGCTGCCCTGGGATTTGGAGCTAAGACGGCGCAGACCAAGCGTGTACTAGGAGATGCCGAGAGTCGGGTTAAGAAACAGCTAAGTGAGGCCGAGGAAAAAGGTAAAGAGATCGTGCGCCAAGCCAAGGAAGAGGCGACCAAGATTACCGATGAAGCTAAGGTTGAGGAGAAGACGCACCGCAAAGAGCTGACGGAGATCGAGAAGCGCCTGATTAAGCGAGAAGATACTCTGGATGCCAAACTGGAAGAGTTAGATAAGCGTTCGGAGAAGATTCGTAAATCCGAAGATGAGATTGAGAGTTTTAAGGCCGAACTGGTCGAGATTCGGTCCAAGAGCCAGGAGAAGTTAGAGAAGATAGCCAAGCTCAGCCGTGAAGATGCCGCTGATCGACTCATGAAGATGACCGAGAAGGACGTGCGGGAAGACCTAGTTGGGCTAGTGAATAAGATGAAAGAAGACGCCGCTGAGGAAGCGGAAGATAATGCTAAAGCCATCATCGTGGCTGCCATGGAGCGGCTAGCCAGTGACGTCTCGGTGGAGAAAACGGTGACCTCGGTAGCCCTGCCAAACGATGAGATGAAGGGACGTATTATCGGTAAGGAAGGCCGCAACATTCAGGCCCTAGAACGAGCGACCGGAGTCGACATCATGGTGGACGATACTCCCGGTGTAGTTGTACTTTCCAGTTTCGACCCTATTCGCCGGCAGGTAGCGCGGGTAGTGATGGAGACTTTGATGAAAGATGGCCGCATCCACCCCGGTCGTATCGAAGAGGTGGTCAATAAAGCCCAAGCTCAGATCGATAAAGAAGTCATCGCAGCCGGTAATGAGGCCGCTCGTGATGTCGGTATAGTCGGTATCCCGAAAGAGATTATTCATCTTATCGGTGAGCTTAAGTTCCGTACTTCCTACGGTCAGAACGTGCTTAAGCACTCCGTCGAGATGGCCCATATGGCCGGTATGATTGCCGAGGAGATCGGTGCTAATGTGCGGGTGTGTAAATATGCCGCTCTAATCCACGATATGGGTAAGGCTTTGACCCACAAGATGGAGGGTAAGCACCACCACCTATCGGGCGAGATGGCTCGTAAGTATGGTATCGAGGAGGCGGTAGCACACGCCGCCGAGGCCCACCATGATGATGTGGAAGCCACTACGGTCGAGGCACTGGTTATCCGGGTGGTAGACGCCCTCAGTGCCGCTCGACCAGGCGCTCGCAACCAGTCGATGGAGAACTTCATCCAGCGTATGCAAGAGCTGGAGAACGTGGCTAACGGCTTCAAGGGCATTGAGAAGTCCTACGCTATATCGGCCGGTCGTGAGATTCGTGTCTTCGTCCGACCGCAAGAGATGGATGATCTTTCCTCCATCAAGCTGGCCCGCGATATCGCGGATAAGATCGAAAGTACTTTGCAGTACCCCGGTACGGTAAAGGTTAACGTCATTCGCGAGACTCGTTCGATTGAGTACGCTAAGTAGGGTTCGCGTATATGAAGCTGCTCTACATCGGTGATGTGATGGGTCGCCCTGGCCGAGAGCTGGTAGCGACTCATCTGCCGCAGTTGAGAGACCGCTTTTCTCCGGACATCGTCTTAGCTCAGGCCGAGAACGTCACCCATGGCAAGGGTATGAGTGTAGCCCACTATCATGAGCTACGTGGCTGCGGCATCGATGGTTTTATGAGCGGAAACCACATCTTTGAGGCGGCCGATCTGATCCCGCTGTTAAAAGACCCGAACAGTCCCGTGACTCGACCAGCTAACTATCCCGAAGGTACCCCGGGCATGCAGTATAAGTATCTCGATACCGCATGCGGAAAGTTGCTACTAGTCAGCCTGATGGGCCAGATTGTCGGCAAGGATGCTGATAAGCCGATCGACAATCCCCTCCACGTCATCGACGAGATCTTAGCGGCGCACCACGCAGAAGCTGTAGCTACTATCGTTAATTTCCACGGTGATTATTCCAGTGAGAAGGTAGTCATCGGTCAGTATCTCGACGGTCGGGTTGCTGCCGTAATCGGAGATCATTGGCACGTACCGACGGCCGATGCTCGGATCTTGCCCCAGGGTACGGCTCACATGAGTGATGTCGGTATGGTCGGCACGCTTAACTCATCTCTGGGAGTAGCTAGCGATGTCATTATTAAGCGTTGGCGCGGTGAGCGCCAAGGGCGCAATGAACTGGCTCACGACTCACCTTTTCAGTTTTGCGCCGCACTAATTGAGATTAATCCAGATACTGGCTTGTCGGAGTCAATAACCCCGATTGTCGATTACCTCTAGCTTGATGTTAAGCGCATTACGGCTTATAATAGCCATTATAGGAATAGGAGGCAGCAATGACGAAACGCGAACTTATTAATACTCTGGCCCGCCGACAAAAGGTGAGCAAACGTCAAGCTGAGGAGTGGCTCGACACTTTTACCGGACTAGTAGTCGAGGAAGTATCTAAGGGCAATAAAGTGTCTATCACCGGTTTTGGTGTGTTTGACCTAGGTAAGCGTGCTGCCCGCCGCGGCGTCGATCCTCGTACCCAAGCGGAAATTCACATTCCCGAAATGAAGATGCCTCGCTTTCGAGTCGGTAAACGTTTCAAAGAAGCTGTTCGCTAATGTCTCCGGAAGGTGGCTACCGTGGTAACGGCGAGATTTCGTCCCCTACAATAGCAGCCCGAGAAATTTACGAGCAAATTGAGACCGAAAGTGTGAGCGATGTGCTCCGAATCGGTTTAGCCCGAGCACCATATACGGCGTGGGGATACGATGTGTTTGCCGTCGAGATGCACGGTGCCCAGCCACCAATTACCGGCCTTGATCCGCGTACAGCTCGTTTGCTTCTCTTGGAACACTGCGAGGATGCTAGTTTTGGCGGGTGCACGACTCCGGTTCAATCGCTTGTTCGCCGCACTGTCTCTGCCTTCGATATCGATAGCGGAGCAGCTTGGCAAGGAGTCGATGAGGTAGAAGGAAATACCTTTTTGACATCAGGGAGATTAAAACAAGCTTACAGTAAGGACAACCAAGGTCAGCATTTCATGCTACAGGTTGAGTTTGTTTATGCTGATCAAGGTCAAGGCCGGCTAGTTGATGAGGAGACATTACGAGTATTAGCGCAAATTCATGCGCGTACTACACTCTAGTGTAGATTTATTACCCCTGAATAGTTATAATCAACAACCGTACGTCAGATTAATCAGTTCCTCCGCTGGAATCACGGGACAATCTTCAAAACCTGTCCGATCGGACACTTTTTGAAGATTAAAGTGGCGGAAGGTGCCGATCAATGTGTACACCGGGGTGTGGCCTAGTGGCTAAGGCGTCCGCCTGAGGCGGAAGATCGGGGGTAAGAAGCGTGTTTTGTGTATATGTGCTTCAGAATTCAATAACCCGCAAAAGATACATTGGATATACTTCTAGTCTCGAAGAGCGTATCAGAAAGCATAATACGAATCACAAAGGCTACACTGGCCAGGCCGGTGTCTGGTCTGTGATTTATAGCGAATATTATGAGAGTAAAAGAGATGCGATCTATCGCGAGAAGTTTCTTAAATCAGGAAAGGGTAGAGAATTTCTTGATAGTTTGACAGAATAAGTGAGTACCTATCGGGGTGTGGCCTAGTGGCTAAGGCGCCTGCTTTGGGAGCAGGAGATCGTGAGTTCGAGTCTCACCACCCCGACCACATCAGAATATATTTAGCCTTATGCCCATCGTGATAGCGGCTTACGCCTTGCTTACCGTGGGCTTTTTTTAGGCTACTTTTTAAACAGGCTCGATAGCTTTAGGCGATCGTTGAACTCGAGCGCACCGAGACGGAAGAGTTTGGCTGCGAGCAAGAAGGCAAGTACAGTGGAAGCGATTAAGACCGTGATAGCAGCAGCGGCTTCAGGAGCATCGATATTGCCGAAAGTATTACGGAACAGCAAGGTGGTGGGCGAAGTGATCGGGAAGAAGGTGAGGAATTTCACTAAGGCACTTCCTGGCGCAGTAGTTATTACTCCGAAAGAGTAGAAGGGGAGGAAGGGTAAGATAAAGAAGACGCTGGAGAAGGAGTTAGCTTCTTTGACACCGGGTACCATTGAGGCCACGCCACTCATGAGGGCGGCAAAGAAGAGAAAACCGAAGACAAGGACGAGAAAGCCGATAATAATCGCCATCGGGTCGAAGACTAGGGTTGAGAAGTCGATATCGAGCGGGAGACCGATCTGGTCTTCAAACCTGCGGGCAGTAAAGATACCAGTCACGGTTAAGGTAAGGAAGAAGAGTAGCTGGGTGAGAGCTACTAGGCTGACACCGAATAGCTTACCCGTTATCAAAGTCCGAGGTCGGACATAACTTAGTACCATCTCCATCGATCGGTTCTCTTTCTCTTCGGCGACACCTAGGAGCATATACCCCATAGAGAAGAGCAGGACGATGAAGAATATAGCTAGGAATACTCCCGGTACGATGTAGCCGGCAGCGCCAGGAAGTCGCTCCCCGTCTTCATACGTTGTCAAATCACCAGTAGTACCTTGCTGAATCAGGGCTACAATCTCTGGATCCCCGATGGGCGCGATCAAGCTACTGTGTAAGAGCTGACTCGCAACTTCCGATATAGCCGAGGAGACCACAAAGTCATCACCACCGCTGATAATCACTTCAAACTGGCGGGTCTCCTTGAGCTTCTCCGGGTAGATAATTACGCCACTTAGCTCCTCATCTATGACTGCCTCAACGGTAGCTTCTTTGGCTGCAGTCGGACGCAGTTCAAGGTTAGAGGCGGCAACTATATCCGGGTCTATGAGGCCACTTTCGTCTATTACCACTACATTCTCGACTCGTTCGGCAGCCTCATCGATATTGCTGTCGGCCGTATGCTGAGCAAAGTAGCTGAGGCCGAAGATGGCCGCCATGAAAATGGGTAGGGCTAGCATAGTGAGCAAGAAAGCAGGTTGCTTGACGATAGTCAGGTACTCATGGCGAATGACTGATTTGAGTTTATGGCTCATGATTTATCTCCCCGGTAGAGTGCGACGAAGGCCTCTTCGATCGATTTGGCTTTAAACTCTTTCTTAACCTCAGGGACACTACCGTAAGCTACTCGTTCGCCGTCACGGATGATAATCAGTCGATCAGCGATACGTTCGACCTCTTCCATTAGGTGGGTGATGTAGATAATAGCGGTACCCTTATCACGCAGTTCGTTCACTGTATCCATCAGTAACACTCGGTTGACCGGGTCTAGGCCCTTCGTCGGTTCGTCTAAGATCAAAAGTTTAGGATCGTTCATAATAGCTACCCCGAGTTGTACTTTTTGCTGTTGACCGCCAGAAAGTTTTTTCACCTTGGTGGTAGCTAGGTGATCGAGATCGACGCGTTTTAAGTAATCGTGCGAGAACTCTTTAGCAGCAGCCCGAGTCATACCCTTAAGCTCCCCGAAGTAGGTCATAGTATCTATTACTTTGCTACGGGTATATAGGCCGCGCTCTTCCGGCAGATAGCCGACGATGTCAGACATATGAGGGCCGTACTGCTCACCGTTGACGTGTAAGTGGCCGCTGGTGGGACGATAGATACCGAGTAAGCTACGGATAGTCGAGGTCTTACCAGAGCCGTTAGCTCCGAGAAAAGCAAACACCTCACCGGGCTGCACCTCGAAATTCATATCACGTACGATACTTTTACCGCCGAGGGTGAGGTTGAAATCCGCTACTTTTACTATCGGTTTTGCCATAACTATTTACTAGCCTACACCACATAGCGGAGAGCAACAAATCCGCCTACCAGCAGAGCGATAAAGGCCAGGCCGAGGATATCGATATAGCGCTCAATTTTAGCTTTATACTTCGCCCCCAGCTTCTGGGAGAGCCAGGCCACGATGAAGAATCTCCCCCCACGGCTAAGCAGAGAGGCAAGGATCAGGGTAATGATATTAACGTGAAAAAGGCCACTAGCGATGGTAAAGACTTTAAAGGGAATCGGTGTAAAGCCAGCGGTGAAGATAGTGATAAAGGCGTTACGTTCGTAACTCTCACCAACCGAGTCAAAGTCTTCCTGTAGACCATAGGAGTCGATGATGGGTTGACCTAAAGTCTCAAATAGGGCGAAGCCGATGAAGTAACCCAGCAGTGCGCCTAGGACAGAAGCGACGGTGGTTATAAGCGCTAGTCGTACCCACTTTCGGGCGTTGGCCATAACCATAGTAATTAATAAAGGGTCAGGGGGAATGGGAAAGAATGAGCTTTCGGTAAAAGAGAAGCCGAAGAGAGCTTTCTCAGCCTGAGGGGAATCACCCCATTTCATCATCCAGGCGTACAAGCGCTTAATGATAAGTCGAGGCCAGTTTAATATCGCATATAGCCAAGAGAAACGCGGTTCGCGGGCAAAATCGTTTTTACTCATCCCTGCATTATAGCAATTTAAATGCTAGTGATAAGTAAGATTCTATTTCTTCAATTTTGATATATGGGCCTCTGTCCCTTCAGCCTCGTGGACGACGCTTTGGGGGAATGGGATGACGATACCGGCCTCGTCGAAGGCGAACTTCAGCCGCTTACGTAGCTCGCCGGCCACCTCCCACTGAGCTAGCGGTTTGGTTTCACCGATGATTTTTATCACGATGGCGCTGTCGGCAAAATCGTTGATACGCAGGAACTGCGGTGGCGTAATGATTCGCTTCTGCCAGTCTTCATCCTGGGCCAGCTCAACCCCGACCCGATTGACCACCTCGATAACTTTTTTGATATCTGAGCTGTAGTCGACACCGATATCGAGGTTAACCCGAGCGTACTCTTTAGAGAGGTTCTTCGATCGCTGCACGGTACCGTGGGGTACGTGGTGGACGGTACCGTCGAGATCACGCAAGACAGCCATTCGGAGAGAGATGTCTTCCACCGTACCGACGTCTCCGTCGAGATCGACTACATCACCGATCTGGTACTGGTTCTCGACTATGACATAGAGACCGGCGAAGATATCCTGCATGACTTTCTGCGCGCCGAAAGCAATTACTATACCGACTAGTCCTCCGGCGGCTAGAAGTGGCCGGAGATCGATCTCGAGCTGGGAGATGATGGCCGCAATCGCGATCATCCAGACCAGTAGACTGAAGACACCGGCGGACACATCGAGCAGGGTCTGTTCACGCTGTTTGTGCTGGGCTTCGGTCTGGAAGCGACTGGTCTTGACTGCCCGGCGGATAAAGCCTTCGAGCGGCACCATACCAAAACGACGGGTTAGTATGGCCAGGGCGATGATAAACAAGATAGCCAGAGCGTGTTCGTTAATCCAGGTAGTTAAGAAATCCAGTTCCATTACCCCGATAGTAACAGATAGGGAAGTTGATTGCTACGCATTGATTCTGGCATGATAGGGGTGATATTTAGTTTAGGTACAGACAAAAAAGGAGACCCGTATGCGCGAAGAATTACGTGGATTTGCAGATTTTATCCGCAGCAAGGGAGTGATCGGACTTGCTGTCGGTATCATTATCGGAACTGTCGTCACCGCCACGGTACAGTCGCTAGTGAACGACATCTTTAACCCGTTAGTCGGGCTACTACTGGATGTTGATAATCTAGCTGCGGCTACATTTACGATCGGTGAGGCGGAGCTACGCTGGGGCAATTTCGTCAGTACGCTAGTTGATCTCCTCATTATCGCCGCTGTCGTTTACTTTGGGGTTAAGTGGTTGCGCCTGGATCAGGTGGATAAATCGGCTAAGTAGTCCCGTCCACTGCGTACAAGTGGTAGGATATATATATGAAAGCTAGATATTTCGTCGCCCTAACCGTTATTTTACTTGGCGTAGCCATCCTAGGGCTGCGACATAACAACATTACAGCTAATAATATGAAGCTACGCTTAATCGAGCGTGACCGGAGCGGAGAAGATGTTCGTCCCGAGGTGGAAGGTACGTTGCGTGATTTCGTCTTTACTCACATGAATGCCAGTATCAATATCGTCTTAGTCGGTGAGCATGCGCGAGCTAGTGCTCAAGCTCAGGCCAGTACGGATGATACTGTCGACGGCAGTCTCTACGATGAGGCAGTACGGGTCTGTGAAGAGGACCGCGGACATGTAACGGAGAACGCGCAGTGTGTACTAGAGTACGTGGACAGTCGTAGTAGTGAAGTAGCGGAAGTCGAACTACCTGATATTAAAAACTTTAGCTATACCTACCACTCACCTTTGTGGATATGGGATACACCCGGTCTCGCTCTGTTTGGTGCAGTGTTAAGTACCGTTATTGCACTTTGGCTCTACGCTCGTTATCACACTCGTCGCTTACTACATAAAACAGGCCGGTAGTTTCCTACCGGCCTGTTTAGGCTGCGAAAGAGATAGGGGTCTAAACTACTCTTCCTCTTCCTCGGCGGCTGCCGGGTTAGTACCGTTCTCACGGAAGGTTTCGATAGCCTGCGAGACATCGCCTTCTACACGCAAGTTCTCCCAGAAGATAATCTCTTCCGGTGAGATAAACATCTGATCTTCCGGTCCGTGTAGCTCGTTACCGAGCTTAGCTAGGCTGACTTGAGGTTCTTCGCTGCTAGCCTCTTCCGGCTGCAGCTGTTGATCGACCTGTAGGTAGTAGATGTCCTCTAGGACTACCGTTTGGCTACTCATCGAGCTGATCTTACCGAAGTAAACTTGGCCATTAGTCAGGAAGACGGCCTGGTATTGGTCCTCGTTAATGTGGCTAGCGGCACCATTCTTGCCACTGAAGATAGC
Above is a genomic segment from Candidatus Saccharimonadales bacterium containing:
- the tsaE gene encoding tRNA (adenosine(37)-N6)-threonylcarbamoyltransferase complex ATPase subunit type 1 TsaE, yielding MKPLNTYETELETLDDTLSLGARLGAQFRGGEVVELVSDLGGGKTALVRGMARGLESDDQVMSPTFTVSRIYHGNKCDLHHFDFYRLNEPGVIAEELRESIDDPKVAVVIEWSDIVSDVLPSDRLRINITVTSETARHVTVLAYGPHHAQLLERLS
- the tsaB gene encoding tRNA (adenosine(37)-N6)-threonylcarbamoyltransferase complex dimerization subunit type 1 TsaB — encoded protein: MILGLKTDNPVTELYLLTPKGEIAYQDIWRSDRALSVQLHRHIDDLLHQAEITPEQLDGIVAFAGPGSFTGLRIGLSVANAMAYALQLPIVAMRGNDWLTNGVTELKDTKPGGQVLPFYGGEANITQPRK
- the rny gene encoding ribonuclease Y, producing MEIAVIFAVVGAALGFGAKTAQTKRVLGDAESRVKKQLSEAEEKGKEIVRQAKEEATKITDEAKVEEKTHRKELTEIEKRLIKREDTLDAKLEELDKRSEKIRKSEDEIESFKAELVEIRSKSQEKLEKIAKLSREDAADRLMKMTEKDVREDLVGLVNKMKEDAAEEAEDNAKAIIVAAMERLASDVSVEKTVTSVALPNDEMKGRIIGKEGRNIQALERATGVDIMVDDTPGVVVLSSFDPIRRQVARVVMETLMKDGRIHPGRIEEVVNKAQAQIDKEVIAAGNEAARDVGIVGIPKEIIHLIGELKFRTSYGQNVLKHSVEMAHMAGMIAEEIGANVRVCKYAALIHDMGKALTHKMEGKHHHLSGEMARKYGIEEAVAHAAEAHHDDVEATTVEALVIRVVDALSAARPGARNQSMENFIQRMQELENVANGFKGIEKSYAISAGREIRVFVRPQEMDDLSSIKLARDIADKIESTLQYPGTVKVNVIRETRSIEYAK
- a CDS encoding TIGR00282 family metallophosphoesterase, with the translated sequence MKLLYIGDVMGRPGRELVATHLPQLRDRFSPDIVLAQAENVTHGKGMSVAHYHELRGCGIDGFMSGNHIFEAADLIPLLKDPNSPVTRPANYPEGTPGMQYKYLDTACGKLLLVSLMGQIVGKDADKPIDNPLHVIDEILAAHHAEAVATIVNFHGDYSSEKVVIGQYLDGRVAAVIGDHWHVPTADARILPQGTAHMSDVGMVGTLNSSLGVASDVIIKRWRGERQGRNELAHDSPFQFCAALIEINPDTGLSESITPIVDYL
- a CDS encoding HU family DNA-binding protein, which encodes MTKRELINTLARRQKVSKRQAEEWLDTFTGLVVEEVSKGNKVSITGFGVFDLGKRAARRGVDPRTQAEIHIPEMKMPRFRVGKRFKEAVR
- a CDS encoding ABC transporter permease, coding for MSHKLKSVIRHEYLTIVKQPAFLLTMLALPIFMAAIFGLSYFAQHTADSNIDEAAERVENVVVIDESGLIDPDIVAASNLELRPTAAKEATVEAVIDEELSGVIIYPEKLKETRQFEVIISGGDDFVVSSAISEVASQLLHSSLIAPIGDPEIVALIQQGTTGDLTTYEDGERLPGAAGYIVPGVFLAIFFIVLLFSMGYMLLGVAEEKENRSMEMVLSYVRPRTLITGKLFGVSLVALTQLLFFLTLTVTGIFTARRFEDQIGLPLDIDFSTLVFDPMAIIIGFLVLVFGFLFFAALMSGVASMVPGVKEANSFSSVFFILPFLPFYSFGVITTAPGSALVKFLTFFPITSPTTLLFRNTFGNIDAPEAAAAITVLIASTVLAFLLAAKLFRLGALEFNDRLKLSSLFKK
- a CDS encoding ATP-binding cassette domain-containing protein, whose product is MAKPIVKVADFNLTLGGKSIVRDMNFEVQPGEVFAFLGANGSGKTSTIRSLLGIYRPTSGHLHVNGEQYGPHMSDIVGYLPEERGLYTRSKVIDTMTYFGELKGMTRAAAKEFSHDYLKRVDLDHLATTKVKKLSGGQQQKVQLGVAIMNDPKLLILDEPTKGLDPVNRVLLMDTVNELRDKGTAIIYITHLMEEVERIADRLIIIRDGERVAYGSVPEVKKEFKAKSIEEAFVALYRGDKS
- a CDS encoding YqaA family protein gives rise to the protein MSKNDFAREPRFSWLYAILNWPRLIIKRLYAWMMKWGDSPQAEKALFGFSFTESSFFPIPPDPLLITMVMANARKWVRLALITTVASVLGALLGYFIGFALFETLGQPIIDSYGLQEDFDSVGESYERNAFITIFTAGFTPIPFKVFTIASGLFHVNIITLILASLLSRGGRFFIVAWLSQKLGAKYKAKIERYIDILGLAFIALLVGGFVALRYVV
- a CDS encoding mechanosensitive ion channel family protein, giving the protein MELDFLTTWINEHALAILFIIALAILTRRFGMVPLEGFIRRAVKTSRFQTEAQHKQREQTLLDVSAGVFSLLVWMIAIAAIISQLEIDLRPLLAAGGLVGIVIAFGAQKVMQDIFAGLYVIVENQYQIGDVVDLDGDVGTVEDISLRMAVLRDLDGTVHHVPHGTVQRSKNLSKEYARVNLDIGVDYSSDIKKVIEVVNRVGVELAQDEDWQKRIITPPQFLRINDFADSAIVIKIIGETKPLAQWEVAGELRKRLKFAFDEAGIVIPFPQSVVHEAEGTEAHISKLKK
- a CDS encoding MscL family protein, with the protein product MREELRGFADFIRSKGVIGLAVGIIIGTVVTATVQSLVNDIFNPLVGLLLDVDNLAAATFTIGEAELRWGNFVSTLVDLLIIAAVVYFGVKWLRLDQVDKSAK